In the Nitrospirota bacterium genome, TCCGTTTAAAAATACGAGATCGAGTTTTGGGATCGATCAATCTTGCATCATTTGTTTTTTTGTACAAATTATCAAGATATAATTTAAACTCGTCTTCTGTGTAATTTTTCACCTTTTTCACCATCGTTACCCCATTCCACTTAATATCTACAAGAACATCCAGTATGCTGTAAGTTATTTTATCACAGTTTTGGCGAAATTTCACATTTAGGGGAAATCCTATATAGAAGCGACCAGAACGTTTTTTTTATGTCAGAACATCTCTCCCTCTCGTTAAAACTCCTTTTGTGTCTCTACAAAACTGGACAAAACGATAAAGCAGAAAAATCTTGCAATGGTGTACTTTATATGGTACACTATTGTTAGAGGTTTGTTGATGACCGTGAAACAATTGAAAGAGATACCAGTTATCTTCTATCGTAGTTCGCTTGGGGCAGAGCCTGTCAGAGACTGGTTGCGCAACTTGCCAAGTGAAGACAGGCGCACAATTGGGTTTGACCTCGCAACTGTACAGGTTGGTTGGCCTGTCGGGATGCCGTTGTGCCATTCCCTTGGCGGCGGATTGTGGGAGGTGCGCAGCACTCTGCCAAGCCGTAGAATTGCGCGGATGTTATTTTTTATATACGAGGGACAGCTCATAGTTTTACACGGCTTCATCAAACAGACACAGAGAACACCACAGGACGAACTTGAATTAGCACGTAAACGAATGAAGGAGGTTGTGACATGAGCAATAAACATTTAGGATCAACGCTCTATGAGTTTCTACAAGAGGAAGGCATTTACGATGCCGCGAAGACGGCAGCGGCTATGCGCGTGATTTCGTGGCAGATTGCCGAGGAAATGCACAAGAAGGGAATAACTAAGCTTGAAATGGCCGAGCTCATGCACACAAGCCGTACACAGGTTGACCGAATACTTAAGGCAAAGGGCAACGTAACAATTGAGACGCTGCAACGTGCCGCCGCACTTGTCGGACGTGAACTTCGCCTTGAATTGGTGTAGCTGACCCGTCAACGACAGAAGAAAGCACCTTACTGGCATTATCACAACCAAGGTCTTGGCCGCTCACTGCTATACGGTGCTATGATTCGTATAACTAATGACCGTGGTTGTTTTTAATGAAAAAATACATGGTGCGTTTACGAGGCAGTTCGTTCTGTTTCTGTTTTGGACAGATATGATACAATAATATTTACTTGAACCTGGGTTTAAGTCAGTAAGGTGCAACTTAATGGAGAGCCTGCAACTTGAATTCTGATACAGTTGAATCATGTGAGTTAATAAGAAAAAACCGTAATGACCTCTTAGCAATTCTTAATCAACTGAGAGTTGGCTCCATAATGCTTGATGAAAATGAAAATATGATTTTTGTAAGTAAACTTGTTCTCGATATTTTTGGAATAACCGATGATGAAATAACAGGTATGCCTTTAGATAAACTAATTCGGCCTAATGTAAAAAATTACGGAGAGCTTGTTTCAGCCATATCGGCTAATAAAGCAAATAACGGGAAAGTTATATTAGAAGCAGACTCTCCCGGAGGT is a window encoding:
- a CDS encoding type II toxin-antitoxin system RelE/ParE family toxin, whose amino-acid sequence is MTVKQLKEIPVIFYRSSLGAEPVRDWLRNLPSEDRRTIGFDLATVQVGWPVGMPLCHSLGGGLWEVRSTLPSRRIARMLFFIYEGQLIVLHGFIKQTQRTPQDELELARKRMKEVVT
- a CDS encoding XRE family transcriptional regulator, whose protein sequence is MSNKHLGSTLYEFLQEEGIYDAAKTAAAMRVISWQIAEEMHKKGITKLEMAELMHTSRTQVDRILKAKGNVTIETLQRAAALVGRELRLELV